The following proteins are encoded in a genomic region of Falsibacillus albus:
- a CDS encoding DsbA family oxidoreductase, with the protein MMRVEIWSDIACPFCFIGKRRFEAALEKFTAKDQVDIIFRSFQLNSNAPLQTDKDIHTILAEKYGMTLEKAKMMNSQITQQAKDEGLDFHFDTLIPTNTFDAHRVLHFAATQGKMDQMKEALLKAYFTDSLNIGDHETLIKLAESIGIDGKAAEEVLQSEDFSSDVRTDQELASKIGVTGVPFFVFNQKYAVSGAQSREVFLEVLEKVKAEDIQEKPQLLNGQTTVPSNGCSDDGCEI; encoded by the coding sequence ATGATGAGAGTTGAAATATGGTCGGATATTGCCTGTCCGTTTTGCTTCATCGGAAAACGAAGATTTGAAGCAGCTCTGGAAAAATTCACAGCAAAGGATCAAGTAGATATCATTTTTCGAAGTTTCCAATTGAATTCAAACGCACCTTTGCAAACCGATAAAGACATTCATACCATTTTGGCAGAAAAATATGGAATGACTCTTGAAAAAGCTAAAATGATGAACAGTCAAATTACTCAACAAGCCAAAGATGAAGGACTCGATTTTCATTTTGATACATTGATTCCTACGAATACATTTGATGCCCATCGCGTCCTTCATTTTGCCGCAACCCAAGGTAAGATGGATCAAATGAAGGAAGCCCTTCTCAAGGCATACTTTACTGATTCCCTCAATATCGGCGACCACGAAACGCTCATCAAGCTCGCCGAAAGTATCGGCATCGATGGAAAGGCTGCTGAAGAAGTGCTGCAGTCAGAAGATTTCAGTTCCGATGTCCGTACGGACCAGGAATTAGCTTCCAAAATCGGGGTGACAGGCGTTCCATTTTTTGTTTTCAATCAAAAATATGCCGTATCTGGTGCACAGTCAAGGGAAGTTTTCCTTGAAGTATTAGAAAAAGTAAAAGCGGAAGACATTCAAGAAAAACCACAACTGTTGAACGGTCAAACCACGGTTCCATCCAACGGCTGCAGCGATGATGGATGCGAAATTTAG
- a CDS encoding cold-shock protein: protein MENGKVKWFNAEKGFGFIEREGGEDVFVHFSAIQGEGFKTLDEGQEVTFDVEQGARGPQAANVVKA, encoded by the coding sequence ATGGAAAACGGTAAAGTAAAATGGTTTAACGCAGAAAAAGGTTTCGGATTCATCGAGCGCGAAGGTGGAGAAGACGTATTCGTTCACTTCTCAGCTATCCAAGGCGAAGGTTTCAAAACTCTTGACGAAGGTCAAGAAGTAACTTTCGACGTAGAACAAGGTGCTCGTGGACCACAAGCAGCTAACGTTGTTAAAGCATAA